From a single Fulvivirga ulvae genomic region:
- the cysQ gene encoding 3'(2'),5'-bisphosphate nucleotidase CysQ: MEIYIQQEELINLARKAGKAILKIYNDLELAGDVDYKKDDSPLTLADKASHEVIMEGLLELYPDIPIISEEGDQLNYEDRKDFEYFWLVDPLDGTKEFINRNGQFTVNIALMHKHSPVAGFIYTPVHDSLYVGIKGDCAYKVEKGERADLKVNNSTGQRIAVRSKSHASPEEEGVLEQYDVVNDISVGSSLKFCMVAEGKADIYYRHGPTMEWDTAAGQAVLESAGGKVLKGTGPEVFSYNKENLLNGSFLCLGF, from the coding sequence ATGGAAATTTATATACAGCAAGAAGAACTTATCAATCTGGCACGTAAAGCAGGAAAAGCCATATTAAAAATATATAATGACCTTGAGCTGGCAGGCGATGTTGACTATAAAAAGGATGATTCGCCACTGACACTTGCGGATAAAGCTTCACACGAAGTGATCATGGAAGGACTCCTTGAGTTGTATCCTGATATTCCAATCATTTCTGAAGAAGGAGATCAGCTTAACTATGAGGACAGAAAGGACTTTGAATATTTCTGGTTGGTCGACCCTCTGGATGGAACAAAGGAGTTCATCAACAGAAATGGACAGTTTACAGTAAATATTGCTTTAATGCATAAACACTCGCCCGTCGCAGGTTTTATCTATACGCCCGTACATGACAGCTTGTATGTCGGTATTAAGGGGGATTGTGCCTATAAAGTCGAGAAAGGAGAGAGAGCCGATCTAAAAGTTAATAATTCCACCGGACAAAGAATTGCAGTAAGAAGTAAATCACATGCATCCCCTGAGGAGGAAGGCGTACTGGAGCAGTATGATGTGGTTAATGATATTTCCGTGGGTAGCTCGCTTAAATTTTGCATGGTAGCTGAAGGAAAGGCAGATATATATTATCGGCATGGCCCTACAATGGAGTGGGACACAGCGGCCGGACAGGCGGTACTTGAAAGTGCAGGAGGCAAGGTTTTAAAGGGAACAGGACCGGAAGTTTTTAGCTACAATAAAGAAAATCTGCTGAACGGCAGCTTCTTGTGCCTGGGCTTTTAA
- a CDS encoding MraY family glycosyltransferase, whose protein sequence is MTSITLAIATSFIITFLVIPVIIKFSRKKKKMMDTPGRRKIHKKTTPSLGGIAIFLGFFVSLVIWMPIDGFQDFKFILAGVSIIFVVGMRDDIVPLKPIYKLIGQLIAASMVIILTSTGLHSFYGLFGVYELPEFVSYLLTIFTIIVVTNSFNLIDGLDGLAGTIATIALSTFGIWFFLVGETLTALLALSMVGAVVAFLTFNWEPSKIFMGDTGALVIGFLFSVLAINFIDFNYQLPNTSPYKFEASITTAICIIIIPLFDTLRIFILRLSKKQSPFTPDKNHMHHALMRLGLTHSQTAIALGALNISYIVLAIVCYKLDDAIFLPLILVFSIILSLTLDFLIIRKLNRS, encoded by the coding sequence ATGACTTCGATTACATTAGCAATAGCTACATCATTCATCATTACTTTTTTGGTGATCCCGGTGATCATCAAGTTTTCGAGAAAGAAAAAAAAGATGATGGATACCCCGGGAAGAAGGAAAATTCACAAAAAAACAACCCCATCACTGGGCGGCATAGCCATTTTTCTGGGCTTTTTTGTATCTCTTGTTATCTGGATGCCCATCGACGGTTTTCAGGATTTTAAGTTCATTCTTGCAGGGGTTTCTATAATTTTTGTTGTAGGTATGAGGGATGATATTGTTCCTCTCAAGCCTATTTACAAACTAATAGGACAGCTCATTGCGGCCTCAATGGTAATCATACTTACTAGCACAGGTCTGCATTCCTTTTATGGACTTTTTGGTGTTTATGAGTTACCGGAATTTGTAAGCTACCTACTTACTATCTTTACCATCATTGTTGTCACCAACTCCTTCAATCTTATTGACGGGCTTGATGGACTCGCAGGTACAATTGCAACGATAGCCTTATCTACATTTGGTATATGGTTCTTTTTGGTAGGAGAAACATTAACGGCTCTGCTTGCTCTAAGTATGGTTGGTGCGGTGGTCGCCTTCCTAACATTTAACTGGGAGCCTTCAAAAATATTCATGGGAGATACCGGAGCCTTGGTAATTGGCTTTCTATTCTCTGTTCTTGCCATCAATTTTATAGACTTTAACTATCAACTCCCTAATACAAGTCCATATAAATTTGAAGCTTCTATTACCACCGCAATCTGTATTATTATTATCCCTTTGTTTGATACACTAAGGATTTTTATCCTCAGGCTATCCAAAAAGCAGTCTCCGTTTACACCGGACAAAAACCATATGCATCATGCTTTGATGCGCCTGGGTCTTACGCACTCCCAAACGGCAATTGCACTGGGAGCACTAAATATAAGTTATATTGTTTTGGCTATTGTTTGCTATAAGCTTGATGATGCAATCTTTCTACCCCTTATCCTGGTATTTTCAATCATTCTTAGCTTAACTCTGGACTTCCTGATCATCAGGAAATTAAACAGATCTTAA
- a CDS encoding DUF1972 domain-containing protein, whose product MNNLLKKTTTIKEVVNKVGKWTIVAFIIALPFSMLTTNLCLVILLVLGAVNYKSFNYKNWLFFAYALSFIWIVVGLFYSNNLDIGIKIIERRFSLIAIPFILFSGIFKASYLKEIKIAHVISCSIAMLICIGESIYQNYTEIITLSKAYTYLNPWYFSNELLVNPLNIHPTYLAMYCGLSLFFILSYLISSVNFGVKKILLIILSLLQFYFIIMLSSRTAIFAVSIGIIYIFIKQFNRYKFVIAALSFFIIASLIGLNIRYNKVNRIRVIEALDFSKSFSENRFGGRSLRINMWKALLDCMDFNPWLGMGTGEVQPYYNRAYERNNLQIAAELQYNAHNQYIEVFMYHGIIGLFFFLFVLFESTRKALICKDYVFTSFLILISLIFATESALHLHKGIMFITFFNIAFYLRNRSKTISIKSDLKKRIAVIGTAGIPAKYGGFETLAEWLVKSLNQKFDFTVYCSSFHYKQKPKYFHNTKLVYLPVNPNGKSSILYDSLCLIHCLNKSDVILILGVSGAFLIPIIRIFSSKKIIVNIDGLEWRRNKWGKLAKIYLKLQEQLAVKYSHKIVADNLGIQKYVSSKYGRKSNLITYGGSHAEGHSLTIKTCNKYGIKQKKYAFSVCRIEPENNIHIILEAFSKVTSYKLLIVGNWNSSSYGEALKEKYKNCDNILTIDPIYDQHDLNELRSNCCIYVHGHSAGGTNPSLVEAMWLGLPILAWNVNYNRFTTQNKALYFNSTDKLISLLQSLKTQAELDLIGKNLQLLAYQEYSWEKIARLYSELLK is encoded by the coding sequence GTGAACAATCTGCTTAAAAAAACAACTACAATAAAGGAAGTAGTAAATAAAGTGGGCAAATGGACAATAGTAGCTTTTATTATTGCTTTGCCATTTTCAATGCTTACTACTAATCTTTGTCTTGTGATTCTACTCGTTTTAGGAGCAGTAAACTACAAGAGTTTTAACTATAAGAACTGGTTGTTTTTTGCTTATGCTCTTTCCTTTATATGGATTGTAGTTGGCCTTTTCTATTCCAATAACCTGGATATTGGCATCAAAATTATAGAAAGACGGTTTTCGTTAATTGCTATTCCATTTATCCTTTTTTCAGGGATATTCAAAGCCTCTTATTTAAAAGAAATTAAAATAGCACATGTTATTTCCTGCAGTATAGCAATGCTCATATGCATTGGTGAATCCATATATCAAAACTACACTGAAATAATTACATTAAGTAAAGCATATACTTACTTAAATCCCTGGTACTTTTCCAACGAACTTCTGGTTAATCCATTGAATATACACCCTACTTATTTAGCCATGTACTGTGGTTTATCACTCTTTTTTATTCTATCCTATTTGATCTCGTCTGTTAACTTTGGGGTTAAAAAGATTCTTCTCATCATTTTGTCCTTACTCCAGTTCTATTTTATAATCATGCTTTCATCTCGTACTGCCATTTTTGCAGTTAGCATCGGGATTATTTACATTTTTATTAAACAGTTCAACAGGTATAAATTTGTTATTGCAGCCTTATCCTTTTTTATAATAGCTTCACTTATAGGACTAAATATACGGTACAATAAGGTAAATCGCATAAGAGTTATTGAAGCACTGGACTTCTCTAAATCCTTCTCCGAAAATAGATTTGGAGGAAGATCACTACGCATTAATATGTGGAAAGCTCTTCTCGACTGCATGGATTTTAACCCATGGCTAGGAATGGGTACAGGAGAGGTTCAGCCTTATTATAACCGTGCTTATGAAAGAAACAATTTGCAAATTGCTGCAGAATTACAATATAATGCACATAATCAATACATAGAAGTTTTTATGTACCATGGGATAATTGGTCTCTTCTTCTTTTTGTTTGTTCTCTTTGAATCGACGAGAAAAGCTTTGATATGTAAAGATTATGTTTTTACATCATTCCTCATTCTCATTTCACTTATATTTGCAACTGAATCGGCCCTTCATCTACACAAAGGGATAATGTTTATTACATTTTTTAATATTGCCTTCTATTTGAGAAACCGTTCAAAGACTATATCAATTAAATCTGATTTGAAAAAAAGAATTGCAGTGATTGGAACCGCTGGCATCCCAGCAAAATACGGAGGGTTTGAAACTCTCGCAGAATGGCTAGTCAAAAGCCTAAATCAAAAGTTTGATTTTACCGTTTATTGCAGCTCATTTCACTATAAGCAAAAACCTAAATACTTTCATAACACTAAACTTGTATATTTACCTGTTAATCCTAATGGAAAATCTAGTATCTTATATGATTCTTTATGTCTTATCCACTGTTTAAATAAATCAGATGTAATACTTATTCTTGGTGTCAGTGGAGCTTTTCTAATACCAATCATTCGAATTTTTAGCTCAAAAAAAATTATTGTAAACATTGATGGACTAGAATGGAGAAGAAACAAATGGGGAAAACTTGCAAAGATATATTTAAAGCTACAGGAACAATTGGCGGTTAAATATTCACATAAGATAGTGGCTGATAATTTGGGAATTCAGAAGTATGTTAGTAGTAAATATGGCCGAAAAAGTAATTTGATAACATATGGAGGAAGCCACGCCGAAGGTCACAGTTTAACCATTAAGACCTGTAATAAATATGGAATTAAACAAAAAAAATATGCATTTTCAGTTTGTAGAATTGAACCCGAAAACAATATCCATATAATTTTAGAAGCATTTTCCAAAGTTACTTCTTATAAACTCTTAATTGTTGGAAACTGGAACTCAAGTAGCTATGGAGAAGCGTTAAAGGAAAAATATAAAAATTGTGACAATATACTAACGATTGATCCCATTTACGACCAACATGATCTCAATGAATTAAGGAGTAATTGTTGTATATATGTTCATGGACATAGTGCAGGTGGCACAAACCCTTCACTAGTGGAAGCCATGTGGCTTGGGCTTCCAATATTGGCATGGAATGTAAATTATAACAGATTCACAACTCAAAATAAAGCTTTATATTTTAATTCAACGGACAAATTAATATCGCTTTTGCAGAGCTTAAAAACTCAAGCGGAGCTTGATTTAATTGGTAAGAATCTTCAATTGTTGGCCTATCAAGAGTACTCATGGGAAAAGATTGCTAGATTATATAGTGAACTTCTAAAATAG